Sequence from the Acidobacteriota bacterium genome:
CACGAACGGGGAAGTCATCTGGTATTTGGATGTGCGGGGCGAGAAGCACATATCCCGCAAGATCAGCAATTTTCACACCGCCGGCGCATTGACGGAATTTATAGGCAAGGATATAGGAACTGCCCAAAACTGGCTTGAGACCACCACTCCGGATCAGATCGAGCGGCTTCGCCCGTATCAGGTAAATGCAATTCGCAGGATTGAGTCTTCCATTATTAGCGGGAAACGACAATTACTTGTTGCGATGGCAACGGGTACGGGTAAGACCTACATGACCGTTGCACAGGTCTATCGTCTTCTTGAATCAAAGATAGCACGTAGAATTCTTTTCCTGGTTGATCGGAAAGCCTTAGCAGCTCAGGCCGTGAGAGAGTTTGCGGCGTTTAATACCCCTAGGGGAAACAAATTCAACCAGGAATACGAGGTCTACAGTCAGCGATTCCGCAGGGAAGACTTTGGCGATGACAGGCCGTTTGATCCCAAGGTATTGCCTACTGAATATCTGACGAATCCCAGCCCCGCTCATACGTTTGTCTACGTATCCACTATTCAGCGGATGGCGATCAACCTGTTTGGCCGAGAGGGAGCATTCCCGCAGTCGGGCAGCGATCCGGAAATTGACGATGATGCCGAAAAAACCGACATCCCGATCCATGCATTTGATCTGATTATTGCGGACGAATGCCACCGTGGATATACCGC
This genomic interval carries:
- a CDS encoding DEAD/DEAH box helicase family protein, coding for MMNESEWLTRRKRIDTKLRSLQPAWKIIPYNDGIDVSRLNRHAVEEFPTANGPADYALFVDGELLGIIEAKKVTVNPQNVLEQAKRYAAGVFQGIGNWDGLRVPFLYATNGEVIWYLDVRGEKHISRKISNFHTAGALTEFIGKDIGTAQNWLETTTPDQIERLRPYQVNAIRRIESSIISGKRQLLVAMATGTGKTYMTVAQVYRLLESKIARRILFLVDRKALAAQAVREFAAFNTPRGNKFNQEYEVYSQRFRREDFGDDRPFDPKVLPTEYLTNPSPAHTFVYVSTIQRMAINLFGREGAFPQSGSDPEIDDDAEKTDIPIHAFDLIIADECHRGYTAQETSVWRETINHFDSLLSR